From Bacteroidales bacterium, one genomic window encodes:
- the rpiB gene encoding ribose 5-phosphate isomerase B, translating to MAQLIGMAADHAGYELKETLKPFLEKAGYKIKDFGTHSTESMDYPDVAHPLALAVENKDVDFGIAMCGSGNGISMTLNKHQGIRAALCWTPELGALAKRHNNANILTLPARFISLEQAEAVINAYLSAEFEGGRHQRRIDKIPVAE from the coding sequence ATGGCACAGTTAATTGGAATGGCGGCTGATCATGCGGGATACGAGCTTAAAGAAACCCTTAAACCTTTTTTGGAGAAAGCCGGCTACAAAATAAAAGACTTTGGAACTCATTCAACTGAGAGTATGGATTATCCCGATGTTGCTCATCCCCTGGCACTTGCAGTGGAGAATAAAGATGTTGATTTTGGAATAGCAATGTGCGGCAGCGGCAACGGAATTTCAATGACACTTAATAAACATCAGGGAATCAGAGCCGCCCTTTGCTGGACTCCGGAACTTGGGGCTCTTGCAAAGAGACACAACAATGCAAATATTCTCACTTTGCCGGCAAGATTTATTTCGCTTGAGCAGGCTGAAGCTGTTATAAATGCCTATCTGTCAGCAGAATTTGAGGGAGGAAGACATCAGCGCAGAATAGATAAAATTCCTGTCGCCGAGTAA
- the truB gene encoding tRNA pseudouridine(55) synthase TruB yields the protein MGLTVIQKDSKLCLSEHMEDYPDGIIIVLDKPYKWTSADAVRKVKFALQKHFHNHKLKVGHAGTLDPLATGILLICIGKATKLAESLQSERKEYIAKIVLGATTPSFDREHPIDKNFPYKHITLDKIKEAVAGMIGEQDQVPPSFSAKFVDGVRAYDIARGGDDIVLKPSRITVYSAEVLDAKGLDGVNFSVPENLPEISLKISCSKGTYIRSIARDLGVSLGSGGFLSGLTRTASGGYILDNAISVEQFEQIAGINRDKLQI from the coding sequence GTGGGACTAACTGTAATACAGAAGGATAGCAAGCTGTGTCTCTCAGAGCACATGGAAGATTATCCCGACGGTATTATCATCGTATTGGATAAGCCGTATAAGTGGACAAGCGCAGATGCTGTGAGAAAAGTGAAATTTGCTTTGCAAAAGCATTTCCATAATCATAAGCTGAAGGTTGGGCATGCCGGGACTTTGGATCCGCTTGCTACCGGCATCCTTCTTATTTGCATAGGGAAAGCCACAAAACTAGCTGAGTCTCTGCAGTCTGAGCGCAAGGAGTATATTGCCAAGATAGTTCTTGGAGCAACAACGCCATCTTTTGACAGAGAACACCCTATAGATAAAAATTTCCCGTATAAGCATATCACGCTTGACAAAATAAAAGAGGCGGTTGCCGGCATGATTGGAGAACAAGACCAAGTTCCTCCAAGTTTTTCTGCAAAATTTGTTGACGGCGTAAGGGCTTATGATATCGCACGCGGCGGAGACGACATTGTCCTTAAACCATCCAGAATTACTGTTTATTCTGCGGAAGTGCTTGATGCAAAGGGGCTTGATGGGGTGAACTTTTCGGTTCCGGAAAATCTTCCGGAGATATCTTTGAAAATTTCCTGCAGCAAAGGAACATACATTCGTTCAATAGCAAGAGACTTGGGTGTATCATTGGGCAGCGGAGGTTTTTTAAGCGGTCTTACAAGAACTGCGTCAGGCGGTTACATTCTGGATAACGCCATTTCAGTTGAGCAATTTGAACAAATTGCAGGTATCAATAGAGACAAATTGCAGATATAG
- the queA gene encoding tRNA preQ1(34) S-adenosylmethionine ribosyltransferase-isomerase QueA — translation MKLSQFNFAFPKDLIAKYPPKYRDECKLMVLHKNNGNTDNKVFKNIVDYAREGDLFVFNDTKVFPARLRGNKEKTGAEIEISLLRELNREQRLWDVLVDPARKIRIGNKLYFGDDDSLVAEVIDNTTSRGRTLRFLYDGSYDDFKKTLFSVGELPIPKEIRSRPEEIDIERFNTIFAKNEGAVATPASGLHFSRELFKRMEIKGIEYTFLTSHIGLGNFVGVDVEDLSKHKMGSERMIIPEETADKINKAKEEGHKIFAIGISVLRALETPVTTTNQVKPFDGWTNKFIFPPYDFAIADALVTNFHYPLSTMLMTQAAFGDYDKVMAAYKLAIKKGYKFGIYGDAMLVI, via the coding sequence ATGAAATTATCACAATTTAATTTTGCGTTTCCAAAGGATTTAATTGCAAAATATCCTCCCAAATACAGGGATGAGTGCAAGCTTATGGTGCTGCATAAAAATAACGGAAACACTGACAATAAAGTATTTAAAAACATAGTTGACTACGCCAGAGAAGGAGACCTTTTTGTATTTAATGATACTAAAGTTTTCCCTGCAAGACTGAGAGGAAACAAGGAGAAGACCGGCGCAGAGATTGAGATTTCTCTTTTAAGAGAACTTAACCGGGAGCAGAGATTGTGGGATGTTCTGGTTGACCCTGCAAGAAAGATAAGAATCGGCAACAAGCTCTATTTTGGAGATGATGATTCTTTGGTTGCTGAGGTTATTGATAACACAACTTCCAGAGGAAGAACTTTAAGATTCTTATATGATGGAAGTTATGATGATTTTAAAAAGACGCTTTTCAGCGTAGGTGAACTTCCAATTCCAAAAGAAATCAGAAGCCGTCCGGAAGAGATTGATATTGAGAGATTTAATACAATTTTTGCAAAAAATGAAGGAGCAGTTGCAACCCCAGCATCAGGTTTGCATTTCAGCAGAGAGCTTTTTAAGAGGATGGAGATAAAAGGGATTGAATACACATTCCTTACATCTCATATCGGACTTGGAAATTTTGTAGGTGTTGATGTTGAGGATCTTTCAAAGCATAAGATGGGTTCCGAGAGAATGATAATTCCGGAAGAAACCGCTGATAAAATTAACAAGGCAAAAGAGGAGGGACATAAAATATTTGCGATAGGAATCTCAGTCCTTAGGGCTTTGGAGACACCTGTCACAACTACAAATCAGGTTAAGCCTTTTGACGGCTGGACAAACAAATTCATCTTCCCGCCTTATGATTTTGCAATTGCTGATGCATTAGTTACAAATTTCCATTATCCTCTCTCTACAATGCTTATGACTCAGGCCGCTTTTGGTGATTATGATAAAGTGATGGCCGCTTATAAGCTTGCAATTAAAAAGGGTTATAAATTTGGCATTTACGGAGATGCAATGCTTGTCATTTAG
- the dprA gene encoding DNA-processing protein DprA, with protein MNENYLCALSKVFFNNPVAGRALLELYPTVKEIFEADDETIDNALCRRGSGAKLHSKGLLDWAEKEALWYEEKKVRIIDISSKDYPQKLLDCQDAPFVLYFKGNGNLNNARSLGVVGTRLASLYGSDSCKTLISSFSDNAYNPLIVSGLAIGIDITAHRAALENGMETVAVLPCGIDLIYPASHRDDAIKMISGGGILTEFPRETPALRRNFLQRNRIIAGMTQGLLVAETRVYGGSMSTVEYASSYGREIFAVPGRICDANSYGCNYLISKNVASACINTLTIPVGLGWTKSVGSDVSLQQDLFSSSNGKREKILLTLSPVIARGVDYVVQNTGYDFNTASLILLELELEGEIVADDKGEYKLKRRNRQDAEDNG; from the coding sequence ATGAATGAGAATTATTTATGCGCATTGAGCAAAGTGTTCTTTAATAATCCGGTTGCGGGGAGAGCCTTGCTGGAATTGTATCCAACTGTAAAGGAGATATTTGAAGCAGATGATGAAACCATAGATAATGCGCTTTGCCGCCGCGGATCCGGTGCAAAATTGCACTCCAAGGGACTTTTGGATTGGGCGGAAAAGGAGGCTTTGTGGTATGAAGAGAAAAAAGTGCGCATAATAGATATCTCAAGCAAAGATTATCCTCAGAAATTGCTTGATTGCCAGGATGCTCCATTTGTTTTGTATTTTAAAGGCAATGGTAATCTTAATAATGCGCGCAGCCTTGGGGTTGTGGGGACGCGGCTAGCATCTTTGTACGGGAGCGATTCATGCAAAACATTAATTTCTTCATTTTCAGATAATGCGTATAATCCGCTTATAGTCAGCGGACTTGCCATTGGGATAGATATAACCGCGCATAGGGCCGCGCTGGAGAACGGGATGGAGACTGTAGCAGTTTTGCCCTGCGGAATAGATTTGATATATCCCGCATCTCACAGAGATGATGCTATAAAGATGATTTCTGGCGGAGGAATTTTAACGGAGTTCCCAAGGGAGACTCCGGCACTAAGGAGAAATTTTTTGCAGAGAAACAGGATAATAGCGGGAATGACACAGGGACTGTTGGTTGCGGAGACAAGGGTCTATGGCGGTTCCATGAGCACCGTTGAATATGCAAGTTCCTATGGGAGAGAGATTTTTGCAGTTCCGGGGAGAATCTGCGACGCAAATTCTTATGGATGCAATTATTTGATATCTAAAAATGTGGCATCTGCTTGCATTAATACGCTGACTATTCCCGTCGGTCTGGGCTGGACAAAAAGCGTAGGGAGCGATGTTTCTCTTCAGCAGGATTTGTTTAGCTCCTCCAATGGGAAAAGGGAGAAAATATTGTTAACTTTATCACCTGTAATTGCAAGGGGCGTAGATTATGTGGTGCAGAATACCGGGTATGATTTTAATACTGCATCGCTGATTCTTTTGGAGCTTGAGCTGGAGGGGGAGATAGTGGCGGACGATAAGGGGGAGTATAAGCTTAAAAGGCGGAACCGGCAAGATGCGGAAGATAATGGCTGA
- a CDS encoding TatD family hydrolase translates to MKFVDTHTHPYDEAFDADREEVLQRALDAGVEKWIFPSIDSTYYRRQKECFDKHQCNAFMAMGLHPTSVAANWKEELNFVFEQMKQSANFSHDSATTSSVRYYAVGEIGLDGYWSKEFIAEQMEVFSAQIDMAEQYSLPIIIHERSATDEMFRVLENHVFGKDSNTHKIKGVFHAFSGSPETFERIQKYGDFKVGIGGVVTYKNAGVAKALENIPLESIVLETDSPWLTPVPFRGKRNESSYIPYIAAKVSEIKHCSVEDVAAQTTKNAEELFGI, encoded by the coding sequence ATGAAATTTGTTGATACACATACACATCCTTATGACGAGGCTTTTGATGCAGACAGAGAAGAAGTGCTGCAGCGTGCGTTGGATGCGGGGGTGGAAAAGTGGATTTTCCCTTCAATAGATTCTACATACTATCGGAGACAAAAAGAGTGTTTTGACAAACATCAGTGTAATGCCTTTATGGCCATGGGGTTACATCCAACATCAGTTGCGGCGAATTGGAAAGAGGAGCTGAATTTTGTTTTTGAGCAGATGAAGCAGTCTGCCAATTTTTCTCACGACAGTGCAACTACTTCATCTGTAAGGTATTATGCTGTAGGAGAAATTGGACTGGACGGATACTGGAGCAAGGAATTTATTGCAGAGCAGATGGAAGTGTTTTCTGCTCAGATAGATATGGCGGAACAATACTCTTTGCCCATCATTATTCATGAGCGTTCCGCAACCGATGAAATGTTCCGCGTTTTGGAAAACCATGTATTTGGGAAAGACAGCAACACGCACAAAATCAAAGGGGTATTTCATGCGTTCAGCGGCAGTCCGGAGACATTTGAAAGGATTCAGAAGTATGGAGATTTTAAAGTTGGAATAGGTGGAGTTGTGACATATAAAAATGCAGGAGTCGCCAAAGCATTGGAAAACATTCCGTTAGAAAGTATTGTTCTGGAGACCGATTCTCCGTGGCTCACTCCTGTCCCATTCCGCGGCAAAAGAAATGAGAGCTCATATATTCCTTACATTGCTGCAAAAGTCTCAGAAATAAAGCATTGCAGCGTAGAGGATG